The following proteins come from a genomic window of Paenibacillus swuensis:
- a CDS encoding DMT family transporter, with protein MSRKLYGTLILLSLIWGGSFYFIKILLEDFGPWTIAFFRSGTGLVTIIGIMLVLRKPFGFKRMAWGPMAIVAMLNTAVPWALIAHSETLLTSGMASVLNATTPMWTLLVGLLFFGGVFNRMQGLGLVMATLGLIVLLDVNPVSIISVDPIGLLAMMAATFCYGLSSQLSKRYLGGMSMYQIAFGTLLCGMIGSGFAAFTFEQVNFAPLASLHHVGVLVGLGAFGSGLAYILFYSLLQKGSPEFAASVTYLVPATAILWGATLLGEELRWSLLAGLALILGGVYMANRKPRSVAAAVGNEA; from the coding sequence ATGTCACGAAAGCTGTACGGAACCTTGATTTTGCTCAGTCTGATTTGGGGAGGATCGTTTTATTTTATCAAAATACTGCTGGAAGACTTCGGCCCCTGGACCATTGCCTTCTTCCGCTCGGGAACAGGACTCGTCACCATTATCGGCATCATGCTTGTGCTTCGGAAACCGTTCGGATTCAAGCGCATGGCCTGGGGTCCGATGGCGATTGTGGCGATGCTGAACACGGCCGTTCCCTGGGCTTTAATCGCTCACAGCGAGACCCTGCTCACCAGCGGGATGGCTTCTGTGCTGAACGCGACCACGCCGATGTGGACATTGTTGGTAGGGCTTCTGTTCTTCGGGGGTGTGTTCAACCGCATGCAAGGACTGGGTTTGGTGATGGCCACCTTAGGGCTTATTGTGCTCCTGGATGTGAATCCGGTGTCCATCATTTCGGTTGACCCGATCGGATTACTGGCAATGATGGCTGCGACTTTCTGCTACGGATTATCTTCGCAACTGTCCAAGCGTTATTTAGGCGGCATGTCCATGTATCAGATCGCTTTTGGCACCTTGCTGTGCGGTATGATCGGCAGCGGGTTCGCGGCGTTTACGTTCGAGCAGGTAAATTTTGCTCCTTTGGCATCGTTGCATCATGTGGGTGTATTAGTGGGGTTGGGAGCTTTCGGCTCGGGCTTGGCCTATATTCTGTTCTATTCATTGCTCCAAAAGGGATCCCCCGAATTCGCAGCCAGCGTCACTTATCTCGTGCCTGCAACAGCCATTCTGTGGGGGGCGACATTGCTTGGCGAGGAGCTTCGTTGGAGCTTACTTGCGGGTTTGGCTTTGATTCTGGGAGGCGTGTACATGGCCAACCGGAAACCGCGAAGCGTTGCGGCGGCTGTAGGGAACGAGGCTTGA
- a CDS encoding threonine synthase, with the protein MAFSYLSHLICPKCNLSYPANKIQQLCTCGSPLLVEYDLERLKLKLKPGDLIRRPPTLWRYQELLPVTSPENIVTLGEGMTPLLPMSRLGKEMGLSRLWMKDEGVIPTGSFKARGAAVGVSKAKELGVSELAMPTNGNAGAAWSLYAARAGLRSSIVMPVAAPAITRAECAVSGGNLNLVNGLISDAGKIVAQAVAESGLYDASTLKEPYRIEGKKTMGLEIAEQMDWKLPDVILYPTGGGVGLIGIYKALQELVTLGWVQEPLPRLVAVQAAGCAPIVKAWQEGKRESEFWPDSVTAAFGINVPKALGDFLVLDAVYNTQGCAIAIEDAELLEEQLTVARLEGAFVCPEGAAAFAAARRLREAGWIHEGETVVVLNTGSGIKYPETVQVEVPVLEPGERLVRRK; encoded by the coding sequence GTGGCATTCAGTTATTTATCCCATTTAATCTGTCCAAAATGTAACCTCTCTTACCCCGCCAATAAAATTCAGCAATTATGTACCTGTGGTTCTCCTTTGTTGGTTGAATATGATTTGGAGCGGTTGAAGTTGAAGTTAAAGCCTGGGGATTTGATTCGCCGGCCACCGACACTTTGGCGCTATCAAGAATTGCTGCCGGTCACTTCACCCGAAAACATAGTGACACTGGGTGAAGGCATGACCCCGCTATTGCCCATGAGCCGCTTGGGTAAGGAAATGGGCCTTTCCCGGTTATGGATGAAGGACGAAGGCGTCATCCCGACCGGGAGCTTCAAGGCGCGCGGCGCGGCGGTCGGCGTCTCGAAGGCGAAGGAGCTCGGCGTGAGCGAGCTGGCCATGCCGACGAACGGTAATGCGGGAGCGGCATGGTCGCTGTATGCCGCGAGGGCGGGGCTGCGCTCATCGATTGTCATGCCGGTGGCGGCGCCCGCGATTACGAGAGCTGAATGTGCCGTGTCCGGAGGGAATCTGAACCTGGTCAACGGGTTAATAAGCGATGCCGGCAAGATTGTGGCTCAAGCGGTAGCAGAGTCTGGCTTATACGATGCATCGACGTTGAAAGAACCTTACCGGATCGAGGGTAAGAAGACAATGGGGCTGGAAATCGCGGAGCAGATGGACTGGAAGCTCCCGGACGTGATTCTTTATCCAACGGGGGGCGGCGTCGGTCTCATCGGGATTTATAAAGCGTTGCAGGAACTGGTCACGCTGGGTTGGGTGCAAGAGCCGTTGCCGAGGCTGGTCGCGGTGCAAGCCGCAGGCTGCGCGCCGATCGTGAAGGCGTGGCAGGAAGGGAAGCGGGAATCTGAGTTTTGGCCGGATTCGGTTACGGCGGCTTTTGGGATCAACGTGCCGAAGGCGTTGGGCGATTTCCTCGTGTTGGACGCCGTGTACAACACGCAAGGTTGCGCCATCGCCATCGAAGATGCAGAGCTCCTGGAGGAGCAGTTAACGGTGGCCCGTTTGGAGGGCGCGTTCGTTTGTCCGGAAGGAGCGGCGGCATTCGCGGCGGCCCGGCGACTGCGTGAAGCCGGATGGATCCACGAAGGCGAGACGGTTGTGGTGCTGAACACGGGAAGCGGGATTAAGTATCCGGAGACGGTGCAAGTGGAAGTCCCGGTGCTAGAGCCGGGGGAACGGTTGGTGCGGCGGAAATAA
- a CDS encoding CBM35 domain-containing protein codes for MKSLKKFWALTLTAVLSLSPLSAFADPGTGGSPALEPTSLSAEASYVRIKNQWKGNYLYESEGKVRYGYTAINDPASQWTLEEHNGAKRIRNRATGHLLHMQNETAPADITKPLEVTEVEESWTSDEWNVTEVAGQSGYVNIISTDYADPLVNVQTQDGFAQANNWAQPAWGSAVWQLETAYDQAPVRIVNQWKGTYLYEDAGKVKYGAPASNDTSSHWIVETTGDATKVTNRATGHVMDMRNVIAPENITAPLDVLGVESGASSQVWTLVEAAGQPGWMNFFSKDHPDRLINVQTQSGFATSNNWAQPGWGSALWKLEPASDEPPLPGGGGTEEPPASPYIRIKNDYLQLYLYEENGIVKYGNAGMTDEKAQWLVEDTDGKKRFKNKATGHYMNLEGVTGARDPLKASEISEGSVNGDWIVEDFQGFKLIRSSAGSSADGQYIHVENKLKHAQYGVIPREWGSPKWEFVPVTAIEPAPEQPIELPEGFIRVKSKGNGQYLYENQNNVILYGNIAADNATGHWQWETVDGVHLLKNRATGNYMSTENGMSYLETSKDLQAAGTKAQWVVERTVTQSTYVVRGQADGYTDAYIHVQDGLGFPQLELRSVENASVQWTFEAAPAEANVPEEEAEDASALTPVIAHTNYVQIRSSENGLYLAEQDGRLITRRATVYDGASHWLLEDQNGLRRLKNRLSGHYVSVDANGIISAVADGVGAGARWSFADYAGRQRFISNLGGKPGALNASGKLSAEGAAIRESTLWTLEPLAGSVRVEAEKAFATGGVRVRKERSGFTGQGYADGFSSVGANLIFSVNAQKTDEYAATLRYSNDKPQKLALYVNGLRVDELHFKGTKDAWDTMDVRLTLRAGMNTIFLQNEADNKGALAVDALTVHHAVNRDYRGATLPFTAYEAEHGATNGEVLKPNRTFKTFASEASGRQAVQLNQTGDYVEMKLAKSANFLTLRYILPDSEDGQGQDASLTMYVDGKEHGKLQLSSKYSWVYGKYPWSNYPADGDAHRFYDESHKFIGDVAAGATIRFQKNADDAAEYYVLDLAELEQVEGVYSKPKDYVSVTEFGAVGDDGKDDSDAVKAAIAEVQSHAGKKYAGVWIPSGTFELRQGPISVQNVTLRGAGMWYTQLLGAGFMGVGSNIRVYDLAIDVDVTARRDELREAAFDGTFGTGSVFQNIWIEHAKAGVWSVRSDEGVSTDGLYAGGLRIRNTYADGVNFSTGTKHSVVEQSHIRNSGDDSIAVWSSQPEGVSDQDATTDGNTVRFNTVQLPWLADNIAIFGGKDNTIQDNILSDTVGFGAGIAISTRFNPVPFSGTTVVERNTLIRTGGREHNWSQDFGAIWIFTGDKPIDSDIIVRNNQVTDSTYQGLYINGPHPINKSGEHRVLIQNLVIDGTGTWGTHVSNSVTGSVTVDNLIVRNTKVGKHFSTMGNNFTFRTADEPDVGVYYEAPAVPDSQVHRKHQGHKP; via the coding sequence ATGAAATCCCTCAAGAAATTTTGGGCTCTGACTTTAACCGCAGTTCTGTCTCTGTCTCCGCTGTCCGCGTTTGCGGACCCGGGGACGGGGGGCAGTCCCGCTCTGGAGCCAACTTCGCTTTCAGCAGAAGCTTCTTATGTGAGAATCAAGAACCAGTGGAAAGGCAACTACCTATACGAGTCGGAAGGCAAGGTCCGTTATGGATACACAGCGATAAACGATCCTGCGTCTCAATGGACGTTGGAGGAACACAACGGAGCGAAGCGCATCCGCAACCGTGCCACAGGTCACTTGCTTCACATGCAGAATGAGACCGCGCCGGCGGATATAACGAAGCCGCTTGAAGTTACCGAGGTGGAAGAGAGCTGGACCAGCGATGAATGGAACGTAACGGAAGTCGCAGGTCAATCCGGTTATGTGAATATCATCAGCACGGACTATGCGGACCCATTGGTTAATGTGCAGACGCAAGACGGCTTTGCGCAAGCCAACAACTGGGCCCAACCCGCATGGGGCAGCGCCGTATGGCAACTTGAAACCGCTTACGATCAAGCGCCTGTCCGAATCGTAAACCAGTGGAAGGGCACGTATTTGTATGAAGATGCCGGGAAAGTGAAGTATGGGGCGCCTGCTTCCAATGACACCTCATCCCATTGGATTGTGGAAACCACAGGTGATGCAACGAAGGTAACGAACCGCGCTACGGGACATGTAATGGATATGCGGAATGTGATTGCGCCTGAGAACATCACGGCGCCTCTGGATGTGTTGGGGGTCGAATCAGGGGCTTCTTCACAAGTGTGGACTCTGGTGGAGGCGGCCGGGCAACCGGGCTGGATGAATTTCTTCAGTAAGGATCATCCGGACCGCCTGATCAATGTGCAGACGCAGAGCGGGTTCGCCACAAGCAATAACTGGGCACAACCAGGCTGGGGCAGCGCGCTGTGGAAGCTGGAGCCCGCTTCGGATGAGCCCCCTCTCCCGGGCGGCGGCGGAACGGAAGAACCTCCGGCTTCCCCATATATTCGAATCAAGAACGATTACCTGCAGCTGTACTTATATGAAGAGAACGGTATTGTGAAGTACGGGAATGCAGGGATGACAGATGAGAAAGCACAATGGTTAGTTGAAGATACGGACGGCAAAAAACGATTCAAAAACAAAGCAACAGGCCATTACATGAATCTGGAAGGCGTGACAGGCGCCAGAGATCCTTTGAAGGCTTCGGAGATTTCGGAAGGTTCCGTAAACGGAGATTGGATTGTTGAGGATTTTCAAGGCTTCAAGCTGATTCGAAGCAGTGCGGGTTCAAGTGCTGACGGACAATATATTCATGTGGAGAACAAATTAAAGCATGCTCAATACGGCGTGATTCCCCGGGAATGGGGAAGCCCGAAGTGGGAGTTTGTGCCTGTAACGGCCATAGAGCCTGCGCCGGAGCAGCCAATCGAGTTGCCTGAAGGCTTTATTCGCGTGAAGAGCAAGGGTAACGGTCAATACCTGTACGAGAATCAGAATAACGTCATCCTTTATGGCAACATTGCTGCGGATAATGCTACAGGACATTGGCAATGGGAGACGGTAGACGGCGTTCACTTATTGAAGAATCGCGCTACAGGCAACTACATGTCCACCGAGAACGGGATGAGTTATCTGGAAACGTCGAAGGACTTGCAGGCGGCGGGCACGAAGGCGCAGTGGGTCGTGGAACGGACCGTGACCCAAAGCACTTATGTGGTTCGCGGTCAGGCGGACGGCTACACGGATGCCTATATCCATGTTCAGGACGGCTTGGGCTTCCCGCAGCTGGAACTCCGTTCCGTAGAGAATGCTTCCGTTCAATGGACATTCGAAGCGGCGCCGGCCGAGGCGAATGTACCGGAGGAAGAAGCGGAAGATGCTTCCGCGCTTACCCCGGTCATCGCGCATACGAATTATGTGCAGATTCGGAGCAGCGAGAACGGATTATATTTGGCGGAACAAGACGGAAGGCTTATTACCCGTCGGGCTACGGTATATGACGGAGCTTCTCATTGGCTGCTTGAGGATCAGAACGGCCTGCGTCGGTTGAAAAACAGGCTGAGCGGCCATTATGTGTCGGTTGATGCCAACGGAATCATTTCTGCTGTTGCAGATGGTGTGGGTGCCGGCGCAAGATGGTCGTTTGCGGACTATGCGGGCCGTCAGCGGTTTATCAGCAACCTGGGAGGGAAACCAGGCGCACTGAACGCTTCCGGAAAGTTGAGTGCCGAGGGAGCCGCGATCCGTGAATCCACCCTGTGGACGCTGGAGCCTTTGGCGGGCTCTGTGAGGGTGGAGGCGGAGAAAGCTTTTGCCACAGGTGGTGTGCGGGTCAGAAAGGAGAGAAGCGGATTTACCGGTCAAGGGTATGCGGACGGGTTTAGCAGCGTGGGTGCGAATCTAATCTTTTCGGTGAATGCGCAGAAGACCGATGAATACGCGGCTACCCTTCGTTACAGCAACGATAAGCCGCAGAAGCTGGCGCTATATGTGAACGGACTTCGGGTGGATGAGCTGCATTTTAAAGGTACGAAGGACGCTTGGGATACGATGGATGTCCGTCTGACTTTGCGAGCGGGAATGAATACGATTTTTCTGCAAAATGAAGCGGACAACAAAGGAGCCCTCGCGGTTGATGCCTTGACCGTACATCATGCGGTGAATCGGGATTATCGCGGCGCGACCTTGCCTTTCACCGCCTATGAAGCGGAGCATGGCGCGACGAACGGTGAAGTGCTGAAGCCGAACCGGACGTTCAAAACCTTCGCCTCTGAAGCATCAGGACGTCAGGCGGTGCAGCTGAATCAGACCGGCGACTATGTGGAGATGAAGCTGGCGAAGTCGGCCAATTTCCTGACACTCCGGTATATTCTGCCTGACAGTGAGGACGGTCAAGGCCAGGATGCTTCCCTAACGATGTATGTAGACGGCAAGGAGCACGGAAAGCTTCAGCTATCCTCCAAGTACAGCTGGGTATACGGGAAATACCCTTGGAGCAACTATCCGGCGGACGGAGACGCTCATCGTTTCTATGATGAGTCCCACAAATTTATCGGGGATGTCGCGGCGGGAGCAACGATTCGCTTCCAGAAGAACGCGGATGATGCCGCAGAGTACTATGTTCTGGATTTGGCCGAACTGGAGCAGGTTGAAGGGGTTTACAGTAAGCCAAAGGATTATGTATCCGTTACGGAATTCGGTGCTGTGGGAGATGACGGCAAGGACGATAGCGATGCGGTGAAAGCTGCTATAGCTGAAGTTCAATCCCATGCAGGTAAGAAATATGCCGGTGTATGGATTCCATCGGGAACCTTCGAGCTTCGTCAAGGGCCGATAAGCGTTCAGAATGTAACGTTACGCGGAGCCGGTATGTGGTATACACAGCTGTTAGGTGCAGGATTCATGGGCGTAGGCAGTAATATTAGGGTGTATGATTTGGCCATTGATGTAGACGTGACGGCGCGGCGCGATGAACTGCGCGAAGCGGCATTTGACGGTACGTTCGGTACCGGTTCGGTGTTCCAGAATATCTGGATCGAGCATGCCAAAGCGGGGGTCTGGTCGGTTCGCAGCGACGAAGGCGTCAGCACGGACGGTCTGTACGCGGGAGGCTTGCGCATCCGCAACACGTATGCGGACGGCGTGAACTTCTCCACCGGTACGAAGCACTCGGTGGTGGAGCAATCCCATATCCGCAACTCGGGAGACGACAGCATTGCGGTATGGTCCTCTCAACCGGAGGGCGTATCCGATCAGGATGCCACCACAGACGGGAACACGGTGCGGTTTAACACCGTACAGCTGCCTTGGCTGGCGGATAATATCGCCATCTTCGGAGGGAAGGATAACACGATACAGGACAATATCTTGTCCGACACGGTCGGCTTCGGCGCGGGCATTGCCATCTCTACGCGGTTTAATCCGGTACCTTTCAGCGGAACGACCGTGGTTGAACGTAATACGCTGATTCGCACAGGAGGTCGTGAACACAACTGGAGTCAGGATTTCGGCGCCATCTGGATCTTCACGGGAGATAAGCCGATTGATTCGGACATCATCGTTAGGAACAATCAAGTGACCGACAGTACGTATCAGGGTCTCTACATCAACGGTCCGCATCCTATCAATAAATCCGGCGAGCACCGGGTGCTCATTCAGAATCTGGTCATTGACGGAACCGGCACTTGGGGCACACATGTGAGCAACAGTGTGACGGGCAGCGTTACCGTGGACAACTTGATTGTGCGGAACACCAAGGTAGGGAAGCATTTCAGCACGATGGGTAATAACTTTACGTTCCGAACCGCTGATGAGCCTGATGTTGGCGTTTACTATGAGGCGCCTGCGGTACCGGATAGCCAAGTACACAGGAAACACCAGGGACATAAACCTTAG
- a CDS encoding sugar ABC transporter permease, which yields MHINPSVGKPAQQRTGNRALTAGLLSIIPGLGQLYNRRWIKGILFLSVAAVFAATLLVPLINGFIGLITLGDTPDVDDSQALLVEGILSVLVTAIAALFYAVNIADARKDAQLHQDGFRIPSIRESFHNSYDRGFPYFVVVPTFVMLTMIVIFPLVFMICLAFTNYNLYNSPPAHLLDWVGLLNFKALFTEAVWTKSLFSVLSWTVIWTLVATTLQIALALFLAVMVNDRRVRFKRVIRTVFILPWAVPSFMTVLVFAAMFNDTFGAINRDIFSHLGGFIPWLTDPFWARVAIIFIQVWLGFPYVFTLFTGVLQSISKDWYEAADVDGGSRWDKFRSITFPHLMYATAPLLIMQYSYNFNNFNIIYLFNKGGPPVPGQNSGATDILISWVYSLTFNENNYKMAAVISIIMGLLVAIFAFYQFRRTRSFKEEGMY from the coding sequence ATGCATATCAACCCTTCTGTAGGGAAACCCGCACAGCAACGTACAGGAAATCGAGCACTTACAGCCGGTTTGCTGTCCATCATACCCGGCTTGGGTCAGCTGTATAACCGCAGGTGGATAAAGGGAATTCTCTTCCTGAGTGTAGCGGCCGTCTTCGCCGCCACCCTGTTGGTTCCGCTCATCAACGGCTTCATCGGTCTCATTACCTTAGGCGACACGCCGGACGTGGATGATTCGCAAGCGCTCCTGGTGGAAGGCATTCTGTCCGTTCTTGTGACCGCCATTGCTGCCCTGTTCTATGCGGTGAATATTGCGGATGCCCGCAAGGATGCGCAATTGCATCAGGACGGCTTCCGCATCCCTTCGATCCGGGAATCGTTCCACAACAGCTATGACCGGGGCTTTCCGTATTTTGTCGTGGTCCCGACTTTTGTCATGCTGACGATGATCGTTATATTTCCGTTAGTCTTTATGATTTGCCTGGCTTTCACGAATTACAATCTGTATAACTCCCCGCCGGCGCACCTGCTGGATTGGGTAGGCTTGCTGAATTTCAAAGCGCTGTTCACCGAAGCGGTATGGACGAAGAGTTTATTCTCCGTGCTGTCCTGGACGGTAATCTGGACGCTTGTGGCGACTACGTTGCAGATTGCGCTTGCCTTGTTCTTGGCCGTCATGGTGAACGACCGGCGCGTGCGCTTTAAGCGAGTGATTCGGACGGTGTTTATTTTGCCATGGGCCGTGCCTTCCTTTATGACCGTGCTCGTGTTTGCGGCTATGTTCAACGATACGTTCGGGGCGATAAACCGCGATATTTTCAGCCATTTGGGCGGCTTCATTCCTTGGTTGACGGATCCGTTCTGGGCGCGTGTGGCCATTATCTTTATCCAGGTGTGGCTGGGCTTTCCTTATGTATTTACTTTGTTTACGGGTGTGCTCCAGAGTATCTCCAAAGACTGGTACGAAGCGGCCGATGTGGACGGGGGTTCGCGCTGGGACAAGTTCCGCAGTATTACGTTCCCGCACCTGATGTATGCCACGGCGCCGCTGCTGATCATGCAGTACTCGTATAACTTCAATAACTTCAATATTATTTACCTGTTTAACAAGGGCGGTCCTCCGGTGCCGGGTCAGAATTCCGGGGCGACGGATATTCTCATTTCATGGGTGTACAGCCTGACGTTCAACGAGAACAATTACAAGATGGCCGCGGTCATTTCCATTATTATGGGGCTGCTTGTAGCGATTTTCGCTTTCTATCAATTCCGCAGAACCCGGTCTTTCAAAGAGGAGGGCATGTATTAA
- a CDS encoding extracellular solute-binding protein produces the protein MRKSKGLLLTLCLMMSVSGLAGCGNGNNNASGNNGAKAENTAANANAGANNTAGENAAADPSGMPEKPAELTVWQDDNADKMEFFTAITEKYTDKTGIKVNVKPVPMNEQPKVLALDGPAGKGPDLFYQPGIGSLVVKGLVQPLKAEQATLDLYTPESLAALSQAGTLYGLPAVTETYALFYNKKLVPEAPKTIADLEKLGETLTDAKKQKYGFLFEAANFYFAWSLLGGSGGYIFKDNNGTYDINDIGLNKEGVVKGANLIQSWYTKGYLPKGVNGDIVGGLFTQGNVGAVINGPWAITDYKKALGDDLVVAPLPTLEGDKHPTSFIGVKGYMLSKFSKHPEWAADLAAFITNEESSLEWFQKTGEVPPVKTVLSNSELTSDPMVAGFSGQIQYGQPFPTVPELDHVWEPMANALKFVAEGKDVQTSLDDAVKLVQDKMKMAGAATK, from the coding sequence ATGAGAAAGAGCAAAGGACTGCTGCTTACACTGTGCCTGATGATGTCCGTCAGCGGATTGGCAGGCTGCGGGAATGGAAACAACAACGCAAGCGGCAATAACGGCGCGAAAGCCGAGAACACGGCGGCGAACGCCAATGCGGGAGCGAACAACACGGCAGGCGAGAACGCGGCGGCCGACCCGAGCGGCATGCCGGAGAAACCGGCTGAGCTAACGGTATGGCAGGATGATAACGCGGACAAAATGGAGTTTTTCACAGCCATCACGGAGAAATACACAGACAAAACCGGTATTAAAGTGAACGTGAAACCCGTTCCAATGAACGAACAGCCGAAGGTGCTTGCGCTCGACGGCCCTGCGGGCAAAGGACCGGATTTGTTCTACCAGCCGGGCATCGGAAGCTTGGTTGTGAAGGGACTTGTGCAGCCGTTGAAAGCGGAGCAAGCGACGTTGGATTTGTACACGCCTGAATCGCTTGCCGCGTTAAGCCAAGCGGGCACACTGTACGGTTTGCCGGCGGTTACCGAAACGTACGCGTTGTTCTACAACAAGAAGCTGGTACCCGAGGCGCCGAAGACGATTGCGGACCTGGAGAAGCTCGGCGAAACGTTAACGGATGCGAAGAAACAGAAGTACGGCTTCCTGTTCGAAGCGGCTAACTTCTACTTTGCATGGTCTCTGCTGGGCGGCAGCGGCGGATACATTTTTAAAGACAACAACGGAACTTACGACATTAATGATATCGGATTGAACAAAGAAGGCGTAGTTAAAGGCGCGAACCTGATCCAAAGCTGGTACACCAAGGGCTACCTGCCTAAAGGCGTAAACGGCGACATCGTCGGCGGATTATTCACGCAAGGCAATGTAGGCGCGGTGATTAACGGTCCATGGGCGATCACGGATTACAAAAAAGCGCTTGGCGACGACCTCGTTGTAGCTCCGCTACCGACGCTTGAGGGCGACAAACACCCGACTTCCTTCATCGGTGTAAAAGGTTACATGCTTTCCAAGTTCTCGAAGCATCCGGAATGGGCGGCTGACCTTGCGGCTTTCATTACGAACGAAGAGAGCTCGCTCGAATGGTTCCAGAAAACCGGCGAAGTGCCTCCGGTAAAGACAGTCCTGTCGAACAGCGAATTGACAAGCGATCCGATGGTGGCTGGTTTCTCGGGTCAGATTCAATACGGTCAACCGTTCCCGACAGTACCAGAGCTGGATCATGTGTGGGAGCCTATGGCGAACGCGCTGAAATTCGTAGCTGAGGGTAAAGACGTTCAGACATCTCTGGATGATGCGGTTAAACTGGTTCAGGACAAAATGAAAATGGCCGGTGCGGCAACGAAGTAA
- a CDS encoding sugar ABC transporter permease, with protein MKSSLKSKLELTGIYAIVLFMFTLIMYPLLWALSISLNPGTSLFSAKMIPDNWSLEHYKWLFTDPRSDYVLWYKNTLIIAFANAAASVAMVSLVAYVFSRFKFIGRKYGIYTFLLLQMFPVLMGMVAIYLLLNLANLLDTFTGLILIYLIGGLPMNVFLVKGYLDTLPRDLDESAKMDGAGHLTIFFRILLPLTRPILAVVGLFTFMAPFMDFLTPRIILRSPEKFTLALGLFSFINDKFANNFTIFAAGTILIAIPIATVFLILQRYLISGLADGATKG; from the coding sequence ATGAAATCATCCTTGAAATCCAAACTTGAACTCACGGGCATTTATGCGATTGTCCTGTTTATGTTTACGCTGATTATGTATCCGTTGCTCTGGGCGCTCAGCATCTCTCTAAACCCCGGAACCTCCCTGTTCAGCGCCAAAATGATTCCCGATAACTGGTCGCTCGAGCATTATAAATGGTTATTTACGGACCCCCGAAGCGATTATGTGCTGTGGTACAAAAACACACTGATCATTGCCTTCGCCAATGCGGCGGCATCCGTTGCGATGGTATCGCTTGTGGCTTATGTATTCTCCCGATTCAAATTTATAGGGCGCAAATACGGGATTTACACCTTCTTGCTTCTGCAAATGTTCCCCGTGCTGATGGGCATGGTGGCGATTTATTTGCTGCTGAATCTGGCCAACCTGCTGGATACGTTCACGGGGCTGATCCTGATTTACTTGATCGGGGGATTGCCTATGAATGTGTTTCTGGTCAAGGGCTACCTGGACACCCTGCCGCGGGACCTGGACGAATCGGCCAAGATGGACGGTGCCGGGCATCTGACGATCTTCTTCCGCATTCTGCTGCCGTTAACGCGTCCGATTCTCGCTGTTGTGGGTCTGTTCACGTTCATGGCGCCGTTCATGGACTTCCTGACGCCGCGCATTATTTTGCGGTCGCCCGAGAAGTTCACGCTGGCGCTCGGTTTGTTCAGCTTTATTAATGATAAGTTTGCGAACAACTTTACGATCTTCGCGGCGGGCACGATTCTGATCGCGATTCCAATTGCGACCGTGTTCCTGATCCTGCAGCGTTACCTGATTTCCGGCTTGGCGGACGGGGCGACGAAAGGTTAA